From a single Zygotorulaspora mrakii chromosome 2, complete sequence genomic region:
- a CDS encoding uncharacterized protein (similar to Saccharomyces cerevisiae YDL057W; ancestral locus Anc_4.233) translates to MGIRGDGVEAKENISCTIVDNVPSHVSLDANEQLVFLKNGKYHSKEGIAGILSHPKSMQYDSLSERLQHQDDYGLPQHRLVLLVHGHQSHKNATYQPLLAAKLSKLGYFVLRIDFRGMGDSEDNRDATVGRSIQQDVEDVATVYDFVNDKVLCERVCGMKLSLDTIVAHSRGVLAMFEFARAYPEKHVANLVNSSGRFDGQGLLHKRLKNSIEWRKEGGFWCDLARHGTTVKSWIPKAETLSAINLDTKKFSEISSKTWVLSCYGSEDSVIPSDAAGKYSNLFCGRHTLEIVPGADHNYYGLPADPNPLNLPFRKGLVNYCYVLVDKISDFLSWENQLDRFYKKTKYILGASINPADISPRWPLPYDFSKISNFRDLGGYSTMFHNRRVKTCCIYRCANPCDITKEAEAYFNYKLNIKRVFDLRSSTESVENGVISIDIPNLVENISFNSNASMSPDVMAEHYQGLLVSSYSFPKAYMIVLRNSLDSMRKFFQYILAGSCHSKSALVFHCTAGKDRTGILGMLLLSILGVDDDTIAKDYELTTIGLKTEVKLLKKLEARGDLYYTMLGKDSERLTEMYKLTPEKMCKTLLSSRYEAMRWFIDDFNEKYKSVEHFFLNELHFSLHDIGKLRDILLE, encoded by the coding sequence atgggaaTTCGTGGAGACGGCGTGGAGGCCAAGGAGAATATTAGCTGCACTATTGTTGATAATGTGCCATCACATGTATCGCTTGATGCCAACGAGCAGCTTGTCTTCTTGAAGAATGGGAAGTACCATTCGAAAGAGGGGATAGCCGGGATTTTGAGCCACCCTAAGTCTATGCAGTATGACAGTTTGAGTGAACGGTTGCAGCACCAAGACGATTACGGGCTGCCCCAGCATCGGCTGGTGCTGCTGGTGCATGGACACCAGTCGCACAAAAATGCCACTTACCAACCTCTGCTTGCAGCGAAGCTGAGTAAGCTGGGGTACTTCGTGCTTAGAATTGACTTTCGCGGAATGGGGGACTCTGAGGACAACAGAGATGCGACAGTTGGTCGTAGCATTCAGCAGGATGTGGAGGATGTTGCTACAGTATACGACTTTGTTAACGATAAAGTGCTCTGCGAACGGGTTTGCGGTATGAAGCTTTCATTGGATACAATTGTTGCACATTCACGCGGTGTATTGGCGATGTTTGAGTTTGCCAGGGCATATCCTGAAAAGCACGTCGCGAATCTTGTCAATTCTTCTGGCAGATTTGACGGACAGGGATTGTTGCATaagagattgaaaaattcaattgagtGGCGGAAAGAAGGCGGGTTTTGGTGCGATTTAGCTCGTCATGGAACAACTGTTAAAAGTTGGATTCCAAAAGCCGAGACTCTGAGTGCAATTAATTTGGATACTAAGAAATTCAGTGAAATAAGTTCTAAAACCTGGGTTTTATCATGCTACGGTAGTGAGGATAGTGTTATCCCCAGCGACGCAGCTGGTAAATACTCAAACCTTTTCTGCGGTAGGCATACTTTAGAAATTGTTCCTGGGGCCGATCATAACTATTACGGTCTACCTGCTGATCCCAATCCTCTGAATTTGCCATTCCGCAAGGGACTGGTCAACTATTGCTATGTCCTTGTTGATAAAATAAGCGACTTTTTATCATGGGAAAATCAATTGGATagattttacaaaaaaacTAAATATATTCTGGGTGCAAGTATCAATCCAGCTGATATCAGTCCACGTTGGCCCTTGCCATATGATTTTTCTAAGATTTCGAACTTCAGAGATCTGGGTGGCTATTCAACAATGTTTCACAACAGAAGAGTTAAAACCTGTTGCATATATCGTTGTGCAAACCCATGCGACATTACGAAAGAAGCTGAAGCATATTTCAATTACAAACTTAACATAAAACgtgtttttgatttgagATCGAGTACCGAATCTGTGGAGAATGGGGTAATCTCTATTGATATTCCTAATTTAGTGGAGAATATTTCGTTCAACAGTAACGCAAGTATGTCACCAGATGTCATGGCTGAACATTATCAAGGTCTTTTAGTATCATCTTATAGCTTCCCCAAGGCGTATATGATAGTCTTAAGAAATTCATTGGATTCGatgagaaaattttttcaatatatctTGGCAGGCAGCTGTCACTCTAAAAGTGCATTAGTATTTCATTGTACCGCCGGTAAGGACAGAACAGGTATTTTGGGTATGCTACTCTTATCAATCTTAGGTGTTGATGATGACACAATTGCTAAGGATTACGAATTGACCACAATTGGGTTAAAGACTGAAGTGAAGctattgaagaagttggAAGCGAGAGGTGACTTGTACTACACTATGCTGGGAAAGGATTCTGAAAGACTAACAGAAATGTATAAACTGACTCCAGAAAAGATGTGCAAAACACTTTTGTCATCGAGGTATGAAGCTATGCGCTGGTTTATTGACGACTTCAATGAGAAGTACAAATCTGTCGAgcattttttcttgaacgAGTTGCACTTCAGTTTACATGATATCGGAAAACTAAGGGACATACTTTTGGAATAA